The Ipomoea triloba cultivar NCNSP0323 chromosome 4, ASM357664v1 DNA segment ACGCACTTTCGCCTGCTGCAGAGCTTGATGTCCCGGCTACTGGGTGAGCTGTCAGAATGAAATGCAGATGCCAATAAGTGTGACGGGAAAGTAAATTAAACTGGATTAGGTATTTGGATATAAGCGATGAGAATGAACCTGATGGTAATGTTAGAGTATAACTGGAAGCATCTCCATTGTAGCGACTACATATCCCGTCGTTCCTTATCCCTACATCAGAAATGGACACTGAGCTACAATCATAGAGCTTCCTTTTCTTGAAAGGGTAATCTTTGAGAGACCTTTGGTGCTTGAAACTGTTCTTACTATTATCGAAAGCATGCCTTGTTTCCACATCTGTAGGGGCATCATCATCCTGATCAGATAAAATTGCAGcaattcaatttggatcctacTCGACCTAATTCAAAGCAATCTCACCAGCATTTAGATGTTCCTCGTCATTTGATTTCGGATTCACTTCCAGGTATTTAGGTGCTGATAGCTTCCCGCTCTTTCTATCTTCGATATACGGTTGAGCTTGCCTGAAGACCTTACTTGCGGTGCTAGGTTGAGTGCACCCTGAAGAGTTTTCGTCATCGTCTCTACTACCTAACTTTACATCATCCCTCTTCACGGGAAAAGACACACAAGAAATATGGTCCTTTGGCGGAGTTAGCTTTACACTATCGTCTGAGCAAACTAAAGTAGACGGTTTTCTATTCCCGAGGACAGGGAAGCCTGAAATGCAGATACCCGCTTTATTATCATTCACCAGGCCCTTGCTTCCTGGTTTTCCAAATTCAAAACCTAATTTACGATTAGAAAAGACTTTGCAACCAGACACGTCCAGATCCGCCTTCCTATTTAAGCTCCCAAGTTCGAGCTTGTTTCCACCGTTAACCAAATGTTCCATAGTGACAAACTTTTCCGAGCAGTCTGAACTAGTTATTACAGATGCAGGTGCAGACAAAGTATCATTTTGTGCGAGCGGGAGTTCACTCGAACAATTACTTAACATGGGCGCTTGCGAGACAAGCTCAGAAAGAAAGAAACCCCGTTCAGAGCTACCTTGATCACACGGTTTTTCTTGCATCGTTTGCTCTTCGTTCTGCTTTTCCTCCTTGATACAATATTTCATAAACGCCGAATGCTCTCTAGCACTAGATGTGTTTGCAGAATGAGGCGAGTTTTCTCCCTCGAGCAGCAAATTCCCAGCTACTGTAGCTAATAAGTCAAACGCACATATGTGATTGACATCAGCTTTCCTCCAGTTACTGCCCCTCTTCTGAAAAGCCACGATAACAAAATAAGGACATTTTCacaaaagaaactaaaaaaattttgATCTTAGTCCATAAAGGTAATGACTAACCCGGGATGATCTGGTAGACCGTGGAACGGGAGGCACCTGATACCCATCAAATCCATAATCTAATCTCTTTTGGAACACCATATCTTAGGAACCATGCCAAGAACTCAAGAAGTCAAAAGACACAGAAAACTAGCAGTGTCTTCGTAAACTTAATCTTGAAAACCCCCACAGTCTAAGATGCTCCCTAAACATTTTTGCCAAAAGCCAAAGCAAAGAAAATCAAGCAGCCTGCAATCGAGATAATGAAAGAAAAATGGAGCAGAAGTTAAATCCTAACTTTGTTATGTGCTCAGCTAACGTTACCATTAAGGAAAACACGCGATCAACAACCAACAGAACCACCTAGAACCTTAACATCTACAACAAAAATGTCGCTGCACtaaaagcaaatcaaatcttaaTCCGTTGAGTATATATCTGGCCTAGAAAGAAACTCGTAAATAGCTTCTAAAACACGGAAAGGATGGGAAAGAAGAGACTTATTATGCCATGTGGTGTATTCATAATCTGAGGAACATTGAGGATCAATGCCTAATCAGATCAGTCCCAATGAGACTCAATAAATCCTAGAGAGATAAGGTTCTAATGCAAAAACGAGAATGACAATAAAACACACACCTAAAAGCATCAAATCAAATGTGTGTAAACATTATGTAAGTGAATTATGTGGAAAACAAATGAACAAATTctaaagtctttttttttttttttgagaagaaaaattcTAAAGATTTCTAATCTTCAAAGTTTCAAATCCTTTAATGATTCTCCTTTCCTTAAAAATCATTTGCTCATGAAAACATGTAAATCAGGAAAACCCTTTCAAAACCCTGATGGAAACATTCCAAATTATACTATCtcaaacaaaagaaacaaatttttaaaccCCCTATCCCCCTCCCTTCAATCTCTCTATTGATAAATAaattcatcaaaaaaaaaaaaaaagtaaaaattaaaattccttAATGATCCCTACACCCCATGAAGGAGAACCAAGAGAAATATAGGAAACTTCAAGTTGGTAAAAttcagatttaaaaaaaaaatggatctGGATTATAATCCAAACAAGCAGAAGGCCTGCACCTAAAATTCCTTAAACAACAATGAAACAGAGATCAAATACATTGATCCATAAATGTAAATCCATTTTAAATTCATTATCataaaaccccaaaaaaatcataaaagaaGGAAACTTGACCCGTACTTTCTGAGAATATAAATTTTCTTGGTAATGGTTGAACCACTTATTGTATCTCCATCAGAATTTCGCAGCAAAACAGAACAGAAAGGGATCACACCTAACCTTTAAGCAAGCAAGCAAGTGCGCATCAAAATTAACCAGAATTAAGCCTTAATGGGGAAATGTCTCTGCTCCTTGACAAAAGATGAAAACTTTACACAACCCAACATTGCAATGAAGGATTGTGGGGAAATAATGTCTCTGCCCCTGAAAATCTAATCTAGGAAAAACCGAAATGCCAAAAACCCAGAATTCTCATAAGCAACAAAAGAAACTCATTCAGTGCCCCGCGGTTTATCTCTTTTCTCCTTCCCTCCCTCTAAAGTTGTGAAGAGGCAAACATAAGCATGGGCATGGGGGGTGTTGGTTttcctaaaaaagaaaagaaaagaaaagaaaaacccTGAGAAAACCACCTATCCATGTCTTAAACCCCCAGATTTTATACACTCGGCCCCGGTTACCGGAAGTGTCGGTTAAATCTTGTTCGGACACTGATCATACAAACCCCTGAAGACCGGTTCTCCGCTAAAGGGCGGCCCTCACTCTTCCGCCACCTTGTCTCTCCATCACGCCACGTGGAGCTCTCTACGAATCCAGTGCTCACCTGCTGGGCTGCTGCTGTTGCACATTCGACAAAAACGTTGGATCAACCAAGGGAATTTCTTACTCTCAATTTACCTTTTTGCCATTTCCCTTTTTAAACTTCCATACAAATCacacttttttcattttcaaattttttgtataactTTATGAGACAGTTACTATCGagtatatttgttttttttttatgtgaacaagTCACAAGGTTAAATTTTGATGATGGAGTATTAATAAACTGCAACAgatagagaaagtatagaatagTCGATCAAAAATATCTTTGGACAAATGAATAACATGTAGTGACAACTAACACCACGTGGCTGTAGCCTGTAGATCTACATCCATGATCCATCTGTTCACTCAAGAGACAGATCAGATTAATCTTATTTGCGGGTCTTCAATCCCATATGAGcagtaaatttgtaatattgaaattattctTAATAAGAAGTTGTCTATTAACTTCTCAGTTTAATCCAAGACTTGTTTAAAttggcaatttatattgtgAATTAGAGTCCACACCATTATGAACTATAAATTAAAACGACAAGTTACTTAATTCATATTTgtaaagtacataatttcataacataagacacaattattaatttatttcaagtacaaagtttatatttgtaaggtacagaatttaataatgtaaagacacaaaaactcacaagataaaatatatacacatgtactagggtccacagtgcactgtgaaccTATGATACAAGGATggatttaaattaatttattttaccttctcaaaaatttttgttaaagCCTTAAAGACGAGTTATATCTAACTGCACTTTTAAGTAAAAATTGCGGATTTTTCATTAAAACAATGactaatcctatttttcattatttatctaagaaaaaaaaaaaaacagtggcAGTTACAACTAGCAAAGATATTAATTTATTTCCCGTCGTTCAATTGCGTCCCAGCAATGATAGAGATTTACGGTTATCCAAAGATTTGTACTATGGAATATAAAACTTTTACCTAAACCTGAAAAGTAACTGGGAATTAAAAATGCATAAATGATTTTACGAGGAGGAGAAAAAGAAGCAAAGGTAGTTATTTAGAGGGATAGCAGTTACTAGGCAGTTATTAGGCGATCCCAAATCTCAATgttgatttttcctttttcaatttttttgtcaactagaaatttaaaaaaaaaaaaagaaaaaagaaaaaaagatgggAGCGGGTTTGAGCCtgagtggaggcaactgttgactctttgtgcttcagtaggttgagaaagtagctatgaacagatactacattgtaacagagtcagtagtactcaaaaaaaaaaaaaaggagaatggTCGCATTTTCGAGTGCTAAGTGGATATGCGAAGAGTATGCAGTTACGCACCCACTGAACACATAGGTACATTCAAACAccaacattttcttttattttcttataacaaaaattaaaaatagcaaaaaaagaaaaaaattaattatctttCACACCTTCTCCTTCTTCCACAAAAGTCaacaatttataaaatattgaaaaaaaaaaaaaaaaccctctaTAGGAAGTGCCCTTAAAgcaaattcttttttctttttgtttgtttgtttttcgtttttgacaagttttttttttttttttttttttttttttggcaatcaTGCCATGTGGAGTTTGCAGCattcaaaactaaaataaaaattaaaacaactaaTAAAAGTTAGAATGGTTGTCGATTGGCAATTACTTTTACACGGTATGTTCGTTGGGCACGCAAGTAAGCTTGACATGGTTTTTTCtcatttatttgataaaaatccACACATTAGCAATATAACACATTTCATTCATCTCTCTCCTCCCAAGTCTCAACTCTCGCTTTCATATCAACAAagttttctaaaattttatgaaaaaagttCTCATTAGGAATGCTCTTAATTAGAATTGTAAGGATAATTTAACTTTCTTGGAGTGAATACGGGGACATGGGTTTGATTAAagagagaaattaaaataaaaatttaaaaaaataaaaataaaaaagaggagAGAAATGAATAAAAGGCATGAGAAATGAACACAAACTATTATGTCTTATTCGAATGATATCATTCACTCTTATTCATGAACGAGTcttgcaattttaaaatgtttcatTATAAAAAGCGATAATCATATCTATGAACTATTATCTCATGTTACTTATGCTTAGTACATGCATCTTTGGTACATTATCtaacaattataattttcatgTGCACAAAATGTAGTAATTTATAAACATCAAGCTAAGTAAAATAGTATGAGAAGAGAGAAAGGCAGATGTAAGGTGTTGGGTCAATTATTTCCTGGCTGGATGGTATGATTGTATGAATGAGGAGAAGAGCATTATAACAAACACTTTGGGATGGATTTGATTATGTTTGGTGGCACCTTTCAACACCGACTTTGGAACAGAAAAAATAAGGAATAATATACATTTGATCCCCACCCATTAAggtttataaataattttaattagtactcatgctttcattaatcaaatagcTAGGCTTTTTTAAGTAATCTCAGATGCAACGTGTCGTGTCCTTccaaaatattgttatttatgAGAGAGTGTGTACCATGCTCATGTTTTGATTAATATATCTTGATAATGAGTATATATTTGAgatgttattatttttatagtaaaataatcattttttagaCACTTTGAGTAATTATATTGtatcatttatttttgtatgaTCATGTATATACCCACACACttatgaaaatgatgaaagaaatggaaaatgtATTAGGTCTTTTTTTCTAAATCATTTCTTGTT contains these protein-coding regions:
- the LOC116017433 gene encoding telomere repeat-binding protein 5-like — protein: MVFQKRLDYGFDGYQVPPVPRSTRSSRKRGSNWRKADVNHICAFDLLATVAGNLLLEGENSPHSANTSSAREHSAFMKYCIKEEKQNEEQTMQEKPCDQGSSERGFFLSELVSQAPMLSNCSSELPLAQNDTLSAPASVITSSDCSEKFVTMEHLVNGGNKLELGSLNRKADLDVSGCKVFSNRKLGFEFGKPGSKGLVNDNKAGICISGFPVLGNRKPSTLVCSDDSVKLTPPKDHISCVSFPVKRDDVKLGSRDDDENSSGCTQPSTASKVFRQAQPYIEDRKSGKLSAPKYLEVNPKSNDEEHLNADVETRHAFDNSKNSFKHQRSLKDYPFKKRKLYDCSSVSISDVGIRNDGICSRYNGDASSYTLTLPSAHPVAGTSSSAAGESASFRSGDSQVKLRIKSFRIPELFIEIPETATVGSLKRTVMEAVTTILGGGLRVGVLFQGKKVRDDSKTLLQTGICHDNKLNAVGFTLEPNPSQDPPPPMCPKEHPYLLSRDSPQPQPQPLSRYPSSPSVVHNAVQRGPNSALPNPRGTSVINFFESDHDSAPSPPDILLNKSAAADSRALVAVPSGNAEALSMAPARKPKRSETAQRRIRRPFSVSEVEALVQAVEKLGTGRWRDVKMRAFDNAKHRTYVDLKDKWKTLVHTARISPQQRRGEPVPQELLDRVLAAHAYWSQQQTKQQMKHHSATCFLL